In Bacteroidota bacterium, one genomic interval encodes:
- a CDS encoding S8 family serine peptidase gives MKFSRIVLFFVLVIVSQAFSQKIIFVKYKASVPSSEVKSRLDASIKSIIATDAPSKDPKITIAPFAKGLAERIPELSRIVAVRISDEPLAQTVASALKENFEIEYVQEGLTYKIDYIPNDSLVNQQWALSKIGAFESWAITEGRDTVIVSVIDTGIDYKHPDLKNKVFINKGETGKDQQGRDKSSNGIDDDNNGFVDDYMGWDFTDRTGFPFDTTGGDYLDWDNDPMDENIYSHGTAVAGIIGAETNNSFGIAGVAPGIKILNLRSFDPQGYGEEDDVAAAVLYSVLMGAKVINMSFGDYSYSHALRDVVRYAYSKNVVLVGSSGNSNSPDPHYPSGYSEVISVGNSTSEDYVAGSSNYGSTLDLVAPGTQIKTTSRNWNYTDFNGTSAAAPFVTASAALILSKKSFSNEEVKQILKSTADDIGNPGWDIRAGAGRLNLLRALKVLAPSVIKFNFPVQDYSTSSDTLKINATILSSYFKSFSLEYGTGLNPVSWTNLVSERQNQVSEQVIYTFPIKNLKDTVYTLRLKVEQTNSFTAEERVNFRIKRSGTKGELISLLPAYYGDRPTFMAATYTEDPAIVKMYYKRSSESSFSYVTLDGFSTNTGFVKQLHYGFIPRSQIFPSEQYDIYFEVTNEGGFKTEIRDTLDRYFRLNSGDLFRTYEKAQKTFTLPAGYIFDKSILLPGNKKGALIREVMSPETTKLYRFENDKFVTLETDTLNRKIAKDYGDFNKDGVTDLLSLWGYSAHIHKQVNNTGTFQLATSADTSYFWPIGVFDLDRDNKNELLAVRNDTTVVVYSINSDLSLTYKSRFYNQSGMGFGGNTFNSPFLVVKDIDGDSKNEIIFTDSDGDIVVMKVNAINDIKTDKIIRTGYMSSSSFIASGDFNSDGKEDLAVLLQAVPDVDVAPYNRIIIFNFAGTNLNISYDNAFIDPAVEFKSTFQRASNSLKFYDIDSDGKQELLLFTYPYAYIIKSQGLSGEIVSYDENVNTNAILIEDFDGNGIAEIAYPYGNIIKFFEFNQTTSFAPTLTSAFSVDNSKIRISFQGSASKYFVYRGLTESELVLYDSTTSQFFNDTGVELNKNYYYKVEGVSGTRRAASKVIRVFHHSPAKYSSASVKTLNSVEVLFSNKMRKEIDNPSGIHLIKGNEKIPLSSYTPSGENAFLLTFSSNFNTGPNRVLISGLTDNYGSPVSSDTATFTYTPGVVTESFFIESFKILDNYTVSIRMNLDLDPATAGDVSNYSFSPDNKVTSATVSPTDKKTVILSLKGSKPVGSLGREYTLTLKNIRSDAGSGNLLINSNSGATIVLTATASSLEDIYTFPSPVDKSKHRSVTFANLPRYVDIIIFNLEGVRIAEFSENDGNGGVDWNLLDSDGREVPSGVYIYRATMTDGKKNELGTKTGKIAIIR, from the coding sequence ATGAAATTTAGCAGGATTGTATTATTCTTCGTTTTAGTCATTGTGAGTCAGGCGTTTTCGCAAAAAATAATTTTCGTCAAATACAAGGCATCTGTTCCATCCTCCGAAGTAAAAAGCAGACTGGATGCCTCAATAAAATCAATCATCGCAACTGATGCTCCGTCAAAGGATCCAAAAATAACGATTGCTCCCTTTGCCAAAGGACTGGCAGAAAGAATTCCTGAATTGTCCCGAATTGTCGCTGTCAGAATTTCTGATGAACCTCTCGCTCAAACTGTAGCAAGTGCGTTGAAGGAAAATTTCGAAATCGAATATGTACAGGAGGGGTTGACTTACAAAATTGATTACATCCCGAACGACAGTCTTGTAAATCAGCAATGGGCTCTTTCAAAAATTGGTGCGTTTGAATCGTGGGCAATTACTGAAGGCAGAGATACAGTGATAGTCAGTGTCATTGACACGGGTATTGACTATAAACACCCCGACTTGAAAAACAAGGTGTTCATTAACAAAGGTGAAACCGGAAAAGATCAACAGGGGAGAGATAAAAGCTCCAATGGAATAGATGACGATAACAACGGTTTTGTTGATGACTACATGGGATGGGATTTTACAGACAGAACGGGCTTTCCGTTTGATACAACAGGGGGTGACTATCTGGACTGGGATAATGATCCGATGGATGAAAACATATACTCGCATGGAACAGCCGTGGCGGGAATCATTGGTGCCGAAACAAATAATTCTTTCGGAATCGCGGGTGTTGCTCCGGGGATAAAAATACTCAATTTGCGATCATTCGATCCTCAGGGGTATGGTGAAGAAGATGATGTAGCAGCCGCAGTGCTTTACTCGGTCCTTATGGGAGCAAAAGTAATAAACATGAGCTTTGGAGATTACTCATATTCACATGCACTCAGGGATGTCGTAAGATATGCATATTCGAAAAATGTTGTACTCGTTGGAAGTTCCGGTAACTCAAATTCACCTGATCCTCACTACCCCTCAGGATACAGCGAGGTGATTTCAGTCGGAAACTCAACCTCTGAAGATTATGTAGCAGGAAGTTCGAACTATGGTTCCACTCTTGATCTTGTGGCACCAGGTACCCAAATCAAGACGACCTCCCGTAACTGGAATTATACAGATTTTAACGGTACCTCGGCAGCGGCACCTTTTGTAACCGCTTCGGCAGCTTTGATTCTGTCGAAAAAGAGCTTTTCGAATGAAGAAGTGAAGCAGATATTAAAATCGACCGCTGATGACATAGGAAATCCGGGTTGGGATATCAGAGCAGGAGCCGGGAGACTGAACCTTTTAAGAGCACTTAAAGTACTTGCGCCATCTGTCATCAAATTTAATTTCCCCGTACAGGACTACTCAACTTCTTCAGACACTCTAAAGATTAATGCGACAATCCTTTCTTCCTACTTTAAATCTTTCTCGCTTGAATATGGTACCGGATTAAACCCAGTTTCCTGGACAAATCTTGTCAGCGAAAGGCAAAATCAGGTTTCTGAACAAGTCATCTACACCTTCCCGATAAAAAACTTAAAAGATACAGTCTATACACTTCGGCTTAAAGTGGAACAGACAAATTCTTTTACTGCTGAAGAAAGGGTGAATTTCCGTATCAAAAGATCAGGAACAAAAGGTGAGCTGATTTCACTTCTGCCGGCTTATTATGGCGATAGACCGACTTTTATGGCTGCTACTTATACAGAAGACCCGGCAATTGTCAAGATGTATTATAAAAGAAGTTCAGAATCATCTTTCAGTTATGTTACACTTGACGGATTTTCGACCAACACCGGTTTTGTGAAACAACTGCACTATGGATTTATTCCCAGGTCGCAAATATTCCCATCAGAACAGTATGATATCTATTTTGAAGTAACGAATGAAGGTGGATTCAAGACTGAAATCAGGGATACTCTCGACAGATATTTTAGGCTGAACAGCGGAGATCTGTTCAGGACCTATGAAAAAGCTCAAAAAACTTTTACACTTCCTGCCGGATATATTTTTGATAAATCGATTCTGCTACCCGGAAACAAAAAAGGTGCACTCATCAGGGAAGTAATGTCACCTGAAACGACCAAACTTTACAGATTTGAGAATGACAAGTTTGTAACTCTGGAGACTGATACTTTAAATCGCAAAATAGCCAAAGACTATGGCGATTTTAACAAAGACGGGGTAACAGATCTGCTATCTCTTTGGGGTTACTCTGCCCACATTCATAAGCAGGTGAACAATACGGGGACATTCCAGCTCGCTACATCGGCTGATACAAGCTATTTTTGGCCCATAGGTGTGTTTGATCTCGACCGGGATAATAAAAATGAACTGTTGGCTGTACGAAACGATACTACTGTGGTTGTTTACTCAATTAATTCAGATTTATCGCTGACTTACAAATCAAGATTTTACAATCAGTCAGGTATGGGTTTCGGCGGAAATACATTTAACTCGCCATTTCTGGTTGTCAAAGATATTGATGGTGATTCAAAAAACGAAATTATCTTCACGGATTCTGACGGTGATATAGTTGTAATGAAGGTAAATGCAATAAACGACATTAAAACCGATAAAATCATCAGAACCGGTTACATGTCGTCATCCTCCTTTATTGCTTCGGGAGATTTTAACAGTGATGGAAAAGAGGATTTAGCCGTCCTCCTTCAAGCCGTTCCCGATGTCGATGTTGCTCCTTATAACAGAATAATAATTTTCAATTTCGCCGGAACCAATCTGAATATTTCATATGATAATGCTTTTATTGATCCTGCTGTGGAATTTAAATCCACTTTCCAGCGGGCATCCAATTCACTTAAGTTTTATGATATCGATAGTGACGGCAAGCAGGAACTGCTCCTGTTTACATATCCTTACGCATACATCATTAAAAGTCAGGGATTGAGTGGTGAAATTGTTTCGTATGACGAGAATGTAAATACCAATGCAATTCTAATCGAGGATTTTGACGGAAATGGAATTGCCGAAATAGCTTATCCATATGGAAACATCATCAAATTTTTTGAGTTCAACCAGACCACTTCGTTTGCTCCGACTCTGACCTCCGCATTCAGTGTGGACAATTCAAAAATCAGGATCAGCTTTCAGGGTTCAGCATCGAAATATTTTGTTTACAGAGGGCTTACAGAATCCGAACTTGTTCTTTACGATTCCACGACTTCCCAGTTCTTCAATGATACCGGTGTGGAGCTGAATAAAAATTATTATTACAAGGTTGAAGGTGTTTCTGGCACCCGTAGAGCGGCCTCCAAAGTGATTAGAGTATTTCATCACTCTCCGGCAAAATATTCTTCTGCCTCTGTGAAAACTCTAAATTCTGTTGAAGTTTTGTTTTCGAACAAGATGAGAAAAGAGATTGATAATCCCTCGGGTATCCACCTGATCAAGGGAAATGAAAAAATCCCGCTTTCCTCCTACACTCCGTCGGGAGAGAATGCTTTCCTTTTAACTTTTTCCTCTAACTTTAATACCGGTCCCAACAGGGTTCTAATTTCAGGACTTACTGACAATTACGGCTCACCCGTTAGCTCGGATACAGCAACTTTTACTTATACTCCCGGAGTCGTTACAGAGAGTTTCTTTATAGAAAGCTTCAAAATTCTCGATAATTACACAGTTTCGATCAGAATGAATCTGGATTTGGATCCTGCGACTGCCGGTGATGTCTCTAATTATTCATTTTCACCCGATAACAAAGTGACTTCCGCGACCGTTTCCCCAACGGATAAGAAGACGGTTATTCTTAGTCTCAAGGGGTCAAAACCGGTCGGATCTTTAGGAAGGGAATACACCCTGACATTGAAAAACATCAGATCGGATGCCGGATCCGGAAACTTGTTGATAAATTCAAACTCAGGTGCTACTATTGTTCTTACAGCCACGGCATCCAGTCTCGAAGATATCTATACTTTCCCGAGTCCCGTGGACAAATCAAAACACAGGAGCGTCACATTTGCAAATCTTCCGCGGTATGTGGATATAATTATTTTCAATCTTGAGGGAGTCAGGATTGCAGAGTTTTCGGAAAATGACGGAAATGGTGGAGTGGACTGGAATCTTCTGGACTCTGACGGCAGGGAAGTGCCTTCCGGAGTATACATTTACCGGGCAACTATGACTGATGGAAAAAAGAATGAACTTGGGACAAAAACCGGAAAGATTGCAATAATAAGATGA
- a CDS encoding CDP-alcohol phosphatidyltransferase family protein produces the protein MFGIEKKHFFQVSNLLSLSRLFGSFPLIWFLVNPDILGRPLTVLLVLLISITDFFDGYFARKFNQVSELGKILDPLADKVLVISVSITFYITGILDPVLFFVIVARDLLIMLPGLFLSKSIGSVPPSDWLGKWTFFFIGSYLILVFLQLSESLLFMRIYYYSLIVLIIASYLNYVIKAIKIIKSKK, from the coding sequence ATGTTCGGGATCGAAAAAAAACACTTTTTCCAGGTATCAAATCTTTTGAGTCTTTCAAGACTCTTTGGTTCATTTCCGCTGATATGGTTTTTGGTAAATCCCGACATTCTTGGAAGGCCCTTAACTGTTCTGCTGGTGTTATTAATAAGCATCACTGATTTTTTTGACGGCTATTTTGCCCGAAAATTTAATCAGGTTTCGGAACTGGGGAAAATTCTTGATCCTCTCGCTGATAAGGTGCTCGTAATTTCGGTTTCAATCACATTCTATATCACTGGTATACTTGATCCGGTGCTTTTCTTTGTGATTGTGGCAAGAGATCTACTTATTATGCTTCCGGGTCTATTCCTAAGCAAAAGTATCGGAAGTGTGCCACCCTCCGATTGGTTGGGTAAATGGACATTTTTCTTCATCGGTTCATATCTCATTCTTGTTTTTTTACAGTTGAGTGAATCCCTGCTGTTCATGCGAATATATTATTACTCACTGATTGTGTTAATAATCGCATCCTATCTAAACTATGTTATAAAAGCTATAAAAATAATAAAGAGTAAAAAATGA
- the ftsY gene encoding signal recognition particle-docking protein FtsY: MSFIKNFNFGKLKDGLSKTRDKIFNKISETVTGKAVIDEITLEEMEEILITSDIGYDLAMKIVDEVRKKLKSEKDRSGENVLAVVKAVLEEELEHSLSSKEYVPDVEQHKPFVILIVGVNGAGKTTTIGKLAHNFKLSGWKVVVGAADTFRAAANEQLEIWADRAGVPIISRHQGADPSSVAFETIQEAIRINADVVMIDTAGRLHTKVNLMEELKKIKNVISKKLPDAPNEIFLVVDGTTGQNAVQQGKEFSKVTELSGLIVTKLDGTAKGGVIFQICRELKVPVRYIGVGEGIEDLQNFDPRMYVEAIFSK; encoded by the coding sequence ATGAGTTTTATTAAGAATTTTAATTTTGGAAAACTAAAAGACGGGCTTTCGAAAACACGGGACAAAATATTCAATAAAATTTCTGAAACAGTTACAGGCAAGGCTGTAATTGATGAAATTACACTCGAAGAGATGGAAGAGATTTTGATCACTTCAGATATCGGATATGATCTTGCAATGAAAATTGTTGATGAAGTTCGGAAAAAACTTAAGTCAGAAAAAGACCGTTCCGGAGAAAATGTATTGGCAGTTGTAAAGGCAGTTCTTGAGGAAGAACTCGAGCACTCACTCTCTTCAAAGGAGTATGTTCCTGATGTTGAGCAACACAAACCTTTTGTTATCCTTATTGTAGGTGTAAATGGAGCAGGAAAAACCACCACGATCGGAAAACTTGCCCATAACTTTAAACTATCGGGCTGGAAAGTAGTTGTTGGAGCTGCAGATACCTTCAGAGCTGCGGCAAATGAACAACTCGAAATATGGGCTGACAGAGCTGGAGTTCCAATTATTTCCAGACACCAGGGTGCAGATCCCTCCTCGGTTGCATTTGAGACAATTCAGGAGGCTATCAGAATCAATGCCGATGTGGTAATGATAGATACTGCGGGCCGACTTCACACCAAAGTGAATTTGATGGAAGAATTGAAGAAGATCAAAAATGTGATTTCCAAAAAGCTGCCTGATGCACCAAATGAGATATTTTTAGTGGTTGACGGTACAACAGGTCAGAATGCCGTGCAACAAGGGAAGGAGTTCTCAAAAGTTACCGAGCTTTCTGGCTTGATAGTTACAAAACTTGATGGAACTGCGAAAGGCGGGGTAATCTTTCAAATTTGCAGGGAACTGAAAGTACCTGTAAGGTATATCGGAGTTGGTGAGGGGATAGAAGACCTTCAGAATTTCGACCCCCGGATGTATGTTGAAGCAATTTTTTCAAAGTAA
- a CDS encoding insulinase family protein, with protein MQLTKLSILTIFLFAINLFPQSATDSIPKHRSVLEGTLPNGLKYSILKNRLPEKKAELRLVILTGSLNERDDQKGLAHFTEHMLFNGTKNFPGNKVIDFLELLGMKFGPEINAYTSTEETVYMLTVPTDRESILDSAFMVLSDWAFQATFDSLEIEKERGVVLEEMRMGKGAEGRIRDIQFPVLFHNSRFAQRLPIGDENILKSFPHKALTDYYKEWYKPELMSLVVVGDFKAGDMERLVKKYFGSYSASESPKKRIIYEVPDHKERLYSIVGDKETTLSNVVIVNKRPVLKANTVADYKKGIIHQIVGSILSERLFDISKSSNSPLQNGGGYSTTLSYNKGAFVLYATSKENLIDSSFSLLLLEGEKMKRYGFTNEEFSRAKENLNASMDNYYREKDNQYSSGVVNALLDQFINDAIYTDIETGYKIYKEIVPQITLAELNKIASELITDSNMVTLISYPEKTGVKVPKKEDLENIFKSVSTMEIVKPQSTEVNKPLVEVEPKPGRILSEENLDVYDVKLLTLSNGAKVYLKKTALQKDEVLMYGFSRGGLSKVEERDLVSANYATSIVEESGLGDFNLTELYKKLAGKMISVQTNVTELYEEINGQSSVNDLEDFFRLVYLTFEKPRLDTISTANFMEKLKSYLINEGLSPDNVFYDSIVVALYNDNPRMKPMSIGRFGEINQQKAYQIFKERFNSAGDFTFVFTGNFDEDVIKSLICRYIASQKSVEHEEWLDRGVRYAQNGVEKTVKKGMENKATVFIAFPGRYNWSRKSNLELTILQKVLDVKLNEVIREELGGSYSISAGVSFNQYPESQFNNTVFFNCDPARKEELTAKTVSIIDSLVQNFNDETTLQKAKENALKEREEVFQTNGGILNLISSHAMSGSDLKGFAEGNEIIRKMTLQDISEMAKKTFNKKSMLKFYLIPAVEVKK; from the coding sequence ATGCAACTGACAAAATTATCAATCTTAACCATATTTCTGTTCGCGATCAATCTTTTTCCTCAGTCCGCTACGGATTCAATTCCAAAACATCGTTCCGTTTTGGAAGGGACTCTCCCAAACGGTCTAAAGTATTCAATACTTAAAAACAGATTACCTGAAAAAAAGGCTGAACTGCGACTGGTGATATTGACAGGTTCATTGAATGAGCGCGATGATCAAAAAGGGCTCGCACATTTTACTGAGCACATGCTGTTTAATGGAACAAAGAATTTCCCTGGAAATAAAGTGATCGATTTTCTTGAGCTTCTCGGTATGAAATTTGGTCCTGAAATAAATGCCTACACTTCGACAGAAGAAACTGTGTATATGCTCACTGTGCCTACAGATCGTGAATCGATTCTTGATTCTGCTTTTATGGTGCTTTCCGACTGGGCGTTTCAAGCGACTTTCGACTCGCTGGAAATCGAGAAGGAGAGGGGAGTGGTGCTTGAGGAAATGCGAATGGGTAAGGGTGCGGAAGGGAGAATCAGGGACATTCAGTTTCCTGTTCTTTTCCATAACTCAAGATTCGCACAGAGATTACCGATCGGAGATGAAAATATTCTAAAGTCTTTTCCACACAAGGCTTTGACAGATTACTACAAAGAGTGGTACAAGCCGGAATTAATGTCGTTGGTGGTTGTGGGTGATTTTAAAGCCGGGGACATGGAAAGACTCGTCAAAAAGTATTTCGGGTCTTACAGTGCCTCTGAAAGCCCTAAGAAGCGAATTATTTATGAAGTTCCGGATCATAAAGAGAGACTTTATTCAATCGTTGGTGACAAGGAAACCACCTTGAGCAATGTGGTGATAGTGAATAAGCGTCCAGTGCTGAAGGCTAATACTGTGGCTGACTATAAAAAAGGGATCATTCACCAGATTGTCGGTTCCATTCTTAGTGAACGACTGTTTGATATCTCTAAATCAAGCAATTCACCACTACAGAATGGTGGGGGATATTCCACAACCCTTTCTTATAATAAAGGTGCGTTCGTTCTCTACGCCACTTCCAAAGAAAATTTAATCGATTCGTCTTTTTCTCTTCTCCTTCTCGAGGGTGAAAAAATGAAAAGATATGGTTTTACTAATGAGGAATTCTCACGGGCAAAGGAAAATCTTAACGCATCGATGGACAATTATTACCGGGAGAAGGACAACCAGTATTCCTCCGGTGTAGTGAATGCCTTGCTTGATCAGTTTATTAATGATGCTATTTACACAGATATTGAAACGGGTTATAAGATTTACAAGGAAATTGTACCACAGATTACACTTGCGGAATTAAATAAAATTGCCTCAGAGCTGATCACTGATTCGAATATGGTCACTCTTATATCATATCCGGAAAAAACAGGGGTAAAGGTTCCAAAAAAGGAAGATCTTGAAAACATCTTCAAATCTGTTTCCACGATGGAGATTGTAAAACCTCAATCAACTGAAGTAAACAAGCCGCTAGTGGAAGTGGAACCAAAACCCGGCAGGATTCTCTCAGAGGAAAACCTTGATGTGTATGATGTAAAATTGCTGACTTTGAGTAACGGAGCTAAAGTTTATCTTAAAAAAACCGCGTTGCAAAAAGATGAAGTGCTGATGTACGGTTTTAGCAGAGGCGGTCTATCCAAAGTTGAGGAAAGAGACCTTGTTTCAGCAAATTATGCCACTTCGATCGTCGAGGAATCGGGTTTGGGTGATTTCAACCTTACTGAACTTTACAAGAAACTTGCAGGAAAAATGATCTCTGTCCAGACTAATGTGACCGAGCTTTATGAGGAAATTAACGGACAAAGTTCGGTTAATGATCTCGAGGATTTCTTTCGGCTGGTGTATCTCACATTTGAAAAACCGCGTCTGGATACGATTTCCACCGCAAATTTTATGGAAAAACTAAAAAGTTATCTGATAAATGAAGGACTTTCACCCGATAATGTGTTTTATGATTCAATAGTTGTGGCTCTGTACAACGACAACCCGCGCATGAAACCGATGAGTATCGGTCGCTTCGGTGAAATAAATCAACAAAAGGCATATCAGATATTCAAGGAGAGATTCAATTCAGCAGGCGATTTTACTTTTGTTTTTACAGGAAATTTCGATGAAGATGTTATTAAATCACTTATTTGCAGGTATATAGCATCCCAAAAAAGTGTTGAGCATGAAGAATGGCTCGACAGGGGAGTCAGATATGCGCAAAATGGTGTTGAGAAAACTGTGAAAAAAGGGATGGAAAACAAGGCAACAGTTTTTATAGCCTTCCCGGGAAGGTACAACTGGAGCAGAAAAAGCAATCTTGAATTGACAATTCTGCAAAAAGTGCTTGATGTTAAGCTTAATGAGGTTATTCGGGAGGAACTTGGCGGAAGTTATTCTATTTCAGCCGGTGTCAGTTTTAATCAGTATCCTGAATCGCAATTCAATAATACTGTGTTTTTTAATTGTGACCCTGCCAGAAAGGAAGAACTTACCGCAAAAACCGTGTCCATTATCGATTCTTTAGTTCAAAACTTCAATGATGAAACAACGCTTCAGAAGGCGAAGGAAAATGCTCTTAAGGAACGCGAAGAAGTTTTCCAGACGAACGGAGGCATACTTAACCTGATCAGTTCACACGCAATGAGCGGTTCTGATTTAAAAGGATTCGCAGAAGGAAATGAGATCATCAGAAAGATGACACTACAGGATATTTCAGAGATGGCAAAGAAAACCTTTAACAAAAAATCGATGTTAAAATTCTACCTGATTCCGGCAGTTGAAGTGAAAAAGTAA
- a CDS encoding chloride channel protein, which produces MDLTIRNTGRVHFSKRWWRQANSAGNRGKGSISTSNRRVGWIATISAVLKYYALKIPVRSYNWDLTQDGYTLLLGAVTGVLCGFGAVIFHFSINLIRDLFFFLPPEIISGFKTFYPDTVPGVLYVILVPAIGGLVVGTLAMVFEKGKKGEGIPNVILAVATKGGIIKGSVAILKTVQTAISIGTGGAGGKEGPIVQIGAAIGSGFGQFLNLSSDRLRILVGCGAAAGLSAAFNAPLGGAIFTMEIILRTFNSRSLGPIIVSSVFATVISRGFIGEEPAFQIPVYNLNSNSEFLFYIVLGILSGLMAVYFVKVIFYFDEMFTKLTVPTFLKPAIGGLMVGIIGVLLPGIYGFNQQTIDKSLYNQNTLELMILLFLLKPLATSLTVGSGGHGGTFAPSLFTGAMLGGAFGQVVNILFPQVPAAPGAYALVGMGAVVAGTTHASLTALIMVFEMTNNYKIILPLMLTIIISTMISKGILKGSLYTLRLGKEGTGLDVYGRKSSVLKSMKISAIVEEVKEFIQESDNYQKVVESLRNSQYETLLVLDKSGEVKGVISYTDLRKSLFDEETTAVMEFLIAGDLMKKRFTKISDLENADNALKMMETFDLEFLPVYDTDDKFIGVVSKQKILRVYQNELFLAEKNLDLSS; this is translated from the coding sequence TTGGATTTAACGATCCGAAATACAGGCCGTGTCCACTTCTCAAAAAGATGGTGGCGGCAGGCAAACTCGGCAGGAAATCGGGGGAAGGGTTCTATAAGTACCAGTAATAGAAGAGTTGGCTGGATTGCCACAATCTCAGCGGTACTCAAATATTATGCACTTAAGATTCCTGTCAGATCGTATAACTGGGATCTTACTCAAGATGGATACACACTTCTTTTAGGCGCTGTTACCGGAGTTTTATGCGGTTTCGGCGCCGTTATTTTTCATTTTTCGATTAACCTGATCAGAGACCTTTTCTTTTTTCTTCCCCCGGAAATAATTTCCGGCTTCAAAACTTTCTATCCTGATACCGTCCCCGGGGTCCTGTATGTTATACTGGTACCGGCAATCGGCGGACTTGTTGTCGGCACCCTAGCCATGGTCTTCGAAAAAGGTAAAAAAGGGGAGGGGATACCGAATGTAATTCTCGCTGTGGCGACAAAAGGCGGAATTATTAAGGGAAGTGTCGCAATTCTTAAAACAGTCCAGACAGCTATAAGCATTGGTACCGGTGGTGCCGGTGGAAAAGAAGGACCAATCGTTCAAATAGGTGCTGCAATTGGTTCAGGATTTGGTCAGTTTTTGAACCTCTCTTCTGACAGATTGCGTATTCTCGTTGGATGTGGTGCCGCAGCAGGTCTCTCGGCAGCTTTTAATGCACCTTTAGGTGGTGCAATTTTCACAATGGAAATAATTCTCAGGACTTTCAATTCCAGATCACTAGGTCCGATTATAGTGTCATCGGTCTTTGCCACAGTTATCTCAAGAGGATTCATCGGGGAGGAACCGGCATTTCAAATTCCCGTTTACAATCTGAACAGTAACTCCGAGTTTTTATTCTACATTGTTCTGGGAATACTTTCGGGGTTGATGGCAGTGTACTTCGTCAAAGTGATTTTTTATTTCGATGAAATGTTTACCAAACTTACAGTACCGACATTTCTAAAGCCGGCAATCGGAGGCTTGATGGTTGGCATCATCGGCGTATTGTTACCGGGAATATACGGCTTCAATCAGCAAACAATAGATAAATCACTCTATAACCAGAATACGCTCGAGTTGATGATTTTACTCTTTTTGCTAAAACCACTTGCTACTTCACTTACTGTCGGATCCGGCGGGCATGGAGGAACATTTGCTCCCAGTCTGTTCACTGGTGCCATGCTCGGAGGAGCATTCGGACAGGTTGTAAACATTCTTTTTCCACAGGTACCGGCAGCTCCGGGAGCTTACGCCCTCGTGGGAATGGGTGCGGTTGTTGCCGGTACGACTCACGCGTCACTCACAGCTCTTATTATGGTGTTTGAAATGACAAACAACTATAAGATTATCCTGCCTCTGATGCTCACAATTATTATTTCAACCATGATCTCCAAAGGAATCCTGAAAGGATCACTTTACACATTAAGACTTGGCAAGGAAGGCACGGGACTCGATGTCTACGGCAGAAAAAGCTCGGTATTAAAATCAATGAAGATTTCCGCTATTGTTGAAGAAGTCAAGGAGTTTATTCAGGAATCGGACAATTACCAAAAAGTTGTGGAGTCATTAAGAAATTCCCAGTATGAGACGCTTCTTGTACTCGATAAATCGGGTGAAGTAAAAGGTGTGATATCTTACACAGATTTGAGAAAATCTCTGTTTGATGAAGAGACCACGGCCGTAATGGAGTTTTTAATTGCAGGAGATTTGATGAAGAAAAGGTTCACAAAGATAAGTGACCTTGAAAATGCTGACAATGCTTTGAAAATGATGGAGACTTTTGATTTGGAATTTCTTCCGGTGTACGACACCGATGATAAATTCATTGGGGTAGTCTCAAAACAAAAAATACTCAGAGTATATCAAAATGAGTTGTTTTTAGCAGAGAAGAACCTTGATCTGTCAAGTTAA